The Myxococcaceae bacterium DNA segment TCTCATAAGTGGTTTTTAGAAGGAAGAACAGTTGTGATTACAGCGGCTAGACTGTCTCCTGAAAAAGATATTTCAACATTGCTCAAATCATTTGAAATACTTAGGAAAAAATTTGATTGCAGGCTGCTTATTTTAGGCAGAGGAGAGCTTCTGGAGCAATTAAAGAATGAAGCTCGTTTATTAGCAATAGAGCCGTGGGTTGATTTTGTTGGATTTGTGCCAAACCCATTCAGTTACTTTGCTAGAGCTTCGGTTTTTGTTTTAAGTTCAGTTTATGAGGGATTCGGAAACGTGTTAATTGAAGCACTGGCTTGTAATTGCCCGTGTGTAGCGACAAGATGCCCCGGAGGACCCAGGGAAATATTGGACGATGGGCGCTATGGGTTGCTGGTAGAGGTTGGCAATGCTCGCGCTATGGCGGATGCAATTGAAAGGCAAATTAGCATGCCCAATCGAGATGGTATTCAAAACAGAGCCTCTGAGTTTTCAGTAGAAAATACACGAGCTGTATTAGGAATGACGCTATGGGCAAAGCTCCGAATGAAGAGAAGCAGTATAGGCGAAGGTTGTTGAGTAGACATATTGTACTGGTGATTCCAGACCTTGGAAAAGCGGGCGCTGAACGAATATTGACTACTTACGCCAATCATTGGGTATCTGTCGGATATAAAGTCACGATTATTTTATTAATTAAAGACGCTCGAATAGAATATAAATTAAATAAGAAAATAAAATTACTAATAATTCCTATTTTAAAATATTTTAAATTAAAAATAATTGATTCTGTTTTCTCGTGGTTTTGTATTTTTAAGTTGAGAAAAGCGATTGTAGCGCTAAGTCCATGTATTGTTATTTCTTTTATGGTTGATCTGGAATCTATTATTGCGTTGAGTGGACTTGATGTTCCTTTGATTGTTTCGTTGCATGCGGATCCCGTGTATCGAGATTCAAAAACAAAACTATATAGAAAAATTTTAATTAAATTGTTTTATCATAATGCGTTTAAAATTCACTTGTTAACGGATTCTGCCGCGAATTTCTTTAATTACCTAAAAAATGTTTTGGTAATCCCCAATCCTGTCAATCGAGCAAAGGTTGAAAAATTAGAGCTCATATTCCCTTGTCGTAAACTGGTTTCTATCGGTCAACTCATACCTTCAAAGAGATTCGATATCTTGATAGAAGCATTCAGTAGAGTTCTGAGTCAATTTGAAGACCTTCGTCTTGAAATCTATGGAGAAGGCCCCGAACGAAATGCTTTAGAGCAACTAATCGATCATCTGAAGCTAAAAAGTAGAGTATTCTTGCCCGGGATACGAGATGATATAGACTCCTTGCTTTTTAATAGCGATATATTTGTTTCTTCATCGGAGACAGAGAGCTTTGGTATGGCTGTATGCGAGGCAATGGCTGTTGGTTGTGTAGTTGTAGGTTCAAACTGCTCTGGGCTTAATGATGTCATTCAAGATAGAGTCAACGGACGTTTGTTTAATGTGGGGAGTGTAGATCATCTGTCTAAGATTCTTATCGAGCTTCTTTCCGATCAAAACCAATGCAGACTATTATCTAAAAATGCAAAAAAAATTGTTGATCGATTTAGCAGCGAAAAAGTATTCAAACTGTGGGATACAGTGTTTTTAGAAGCAGGTTTTATCAAACCCGTTGCTTTGATGTAAGTATATGTGCGGTATATTGGGTGTCGTATTTGAGTCGGATTTGGGTCGAATGGATATTCAGGCTGCGCTGAAATCCATATTGCATCGAGGTCCTGACTTCAGCCATTACTTGGCGGGCGAAGATTATGCATTGGGGCACAATCGGCTGTCTATTTTAGATCTTAGCTCAGCTGCTTCTCAACCAATGTCAGATTCTTTAGGGTCTGTTACGATTGTCTATAATGGAGAGATTTACAATCATGCGATGCTACGAGAGCAATTGGAGATAAAGGGCTGTAAATTTACGACTCGTTCAGATACGGAAGTGATCCTTCATGGTTATCTTGCTTGGGGTGAATCTGTATTTGAGCGCCTGGAAGGCATGTTTGCGATTGGGATCTACGACCGTCGGCTTGAACAATTGATTTTAGTCCGAGATCGCTCGGGTGAAAAACCACTGTTCTACGCTTCTAAAGGCGAGAGCCTTTGCTTTGCTTCAGAGATTAAAGCGATTGTCCGTTCTGGTTTTATAAGCCCTTCGTTTGATTCTAAAA contains these protein-coding regions:
- a CDS encoding glycosyltransferase — protein: MGKAPNEEKQYRRRLLSRHIVLVIPDLGKAGAERILTTYANHWVSVGYKVTIILLIKDARIEYKLNKKIKLLIIPILKYFKLKIIDSVFSWFCIFKLRKAIVALSPCIVISFMVDLESIIALSGLDVPLIVSLHADPVYRDSKTKLYRKILIKLFYHNAFKIHLLTDSAANFFNYLKNVLVIPNPVNRAKVEKLELIFPCRKLVSIGQLIPSKRFDILIEAFSRVLSQFEDLRLEIYGEGPERNALEQLIDHLKLKSRVFLPGIRDDIDSLLFNSDIFVSSSETESFGMAVCEAMAVGCVVVGSNCSGLNDVIQDRVNGRLFNVGSVDHLSKILIELLSDQNQCRLLSKNAKKIVDRFSSEKVFKLWDTVFLEAGFIKPVALM
- a CDS encoding glycosyltransferase; its protein translation is MIISFFTTCIGNGPIVKNNYKTYKYFKNNFNKDLKCHYVTTEEHPHWKDVEIVDVEIFNLKSKKAVTMLLKYWCYVRREKPTFVVASGPLQSMIALLVRLVFRGKEKIIVNNHTVMSIFLEEQKTFIDRKLLKYIIMFLYQFSDLILAISKDVAEDLERFLKLPNGTVMVAYNPSYDEKILSLRSEKNSHKWFLEGRTVVITAARLSPEKDISTLLKSFEILRKKFDCRLLILGRGELLEQLKNEARLLAIEPWVDFVGFVPNPFSYFARASVFVLSSVYEGFGNVLIEALACNCPCVATRCPGGPREILDDGRYGLLVEVGNARAMADAIERQISMPNRDGIQNRASEFSVENTRAVLGMTLWAKLRMKRSSIGEGC